The Bacteroidota bacterium genomic sequence CAAAGAGGAACACGTCCCGGATCCGAAATTGTTCCGAGGCAAACCGGGCAAACTGGCGGACTGCTTCAGTCGCACTTTGTTCTGTATGCACGATAGAATCCCTCCATTTGGTTGAGATATGACTTTGTAAATGCTGGGGTACACTTCTTATAGAACTCAAGCTTGAACTGGGCGTACCGTGTCTCGATCTGAAATTCATTTGCTTCGGCAAGGAGTTGTTTCTCCTCTTCGGACAAGGAAAGCCCTGCGCCCTCAGCAAGTTTCAGAAGATTATGAATCTTCGGGGGTGTATTCGATTTATTGTTCTTGATCCACAAAGCTTTGAGCAGTTTCTCCAATGCCAAATGGGCGACAAAGAGAGACCAATTAAAATGCTTGGATTGAAACATGCTCTTTGCAGTCGTGAGGTCGCTCTCGGAGTCTTCTACCCAGAATTGTATGTGCTCATCCTTCGTCATGCAACCGTAATCTAACCAATCACGTGGACACTTTCAAAACAACGAAGGGCATTCCTCGGGGAAAATGCCCTTGAGCGCCCCAACCATGCAAAGACTCTACCTCGTCCTTACAAACACCGGCGCCTGTTGGTACTTGAACGTCGAGTCGGTTAGCTTTTTCAACTCCTTCGTTTGCCAGTTCACAAGATAGATGTCGAACTGCGTTTGTTTCGTATCGAAGCCCTCGAACGCAAGCCACTTGCCGTCGTCGCTCCAATCGTGCCAGCCTTGATCGGTTGCTTCTGTGTCCAACAGTTTCCATTGCTTCTTGCCGTCCGGCGTAATGCCGTAGAGGCTGTACTTCCCGTTTTGAAATGATTGATAGCTGATGAAGTCTTCGGTCGGGTGCCAGTGGGGCGGACCGGCATGATAGGCGTGCCACGCTGCTGTTGTGTCGTCGGCAGGATAATGCGTGAGCTGACGTGTCTCTCCGGATGCCATATCCATCACCCACAATTCGGCTTTCTCCTGCCTGTTCCGCTTTTCTTTGCGGTAACGATAGGCGATATTCTTTCCATCAGGAGAGAAGACCGGGTCGCCATACGTCGACGAAGTGTCGTTTGTGATTTGCTTGTACGCACCGCTTTTGAGATCGACAAGAAAGAGCTGGTTTCGAACTGCCGTGCCCAAACGTCCCGCCACAATCAGCTCCGAGCCGTTGTTGCGGGTACTCATCCACGAGTCTTCAAGACGCAAATCCGTCACTTTGCGTATCGTCTTTCCGGCGTCATCTGTTGCATAGAGATAGTAGCATCGGCGGCATGAGTCCCTGTCGCTGATGAAATACAGTGTGTTCTTGTACGCGTAGTACGTCCACGCAACATCGAGGTGGTTGGTGATGTTTCTCTTCTTCCTCCCATCCATCTCCATTCCGAACACATCGTAGTTGTCGGTTTTTCCATCAACCTGCACGTTGTAGGCAATCCAATAATTCGCCTGCGATTGTGCGTTGAGAGATGCGTACCCCGCCAAAAGAAAGAGGGGCAAGAGAAGGATAATATTCTTGATCATGCTATCTCCACACTCCGAGAATCAATCCAATAAGTGAAAAATATACGACGACGTATCCGCCGTTAATGGAAATGTACTTCCATGACCTCCGCTCAAACAAAGCAATGATCGTCAAAACCATTGCAGCCCAACCAAACCCGGCGAGAAATCCCGCCGTCAATCCC encodes the following:
- a CDS encoding HEPN domain-containing protein, giving the protein MTKDEHIQFWVEDSESDLTTAKSMFQSKHFNWSLFVAHLALEKLLKALWIKNNKSNTPPKIHNLLKLAEGAGLSLSEEEKQLLAEANEFQIETRYAQFKLEFYKKCTPAFTKSYLNQMEGFYRAYRTKCD
- a CDS encoding PD40 domain-containing protein, with product MIKNIILLLPLFLLAGYASLNAQSQANYWIAYNVQVDGKTDNYDVFGMEMDGRKKRNITNHLDVAWTYYAYKNTLYFISDRDSCRRCYYLYATDDAGKTIRKVTDLRLEDSWMSTRNNGSELIVAGRLGTAVRNQLFLVDLKSGAYKQITNDTSSTYGDPVFSPDGKNIAYRYRKEKRNRQEKAELWVMDMASGETRQLTHYPADDTTAAWHAYHAGPPHWHPTEDFISYQSFQNGKYSLYGITPDGKKQWKLLDTEATDQGWHDWSDDGKWLAFEGFDTKQTQFDIYLVNWQTKELKKLTDSTFKYQQAPVFVRTR